The proteins below are encoded in one region of Paenibacillus albus:
- the clpP gene encoding ATP-dependent Clp endopeptidase proteolytic subunit ClpP encodes MNLTPYVIESTNRGERSYDIYSRLLKDRIVMVSGEIEDQMANSIVAQLLFLAADDPDKDIHLYINSPGGSVTAGFSIYDTMQFIKPDVSTICTGFAASFGAILLAGGAKGKRFVLPNSEVMIHQPLGGARGQASDIQIHASWILKTREKINKLLASHTGQTVEQIERDSDRDRFMSASDAVAYGIVDRVIEQQ; translated from the coding sequence ATGAACTTAACGCCATACGTAATTGAATCGACGAATCGCGGGGAGCGCAGCTATGATATTTATTCGCGGCTGCTCAAGGACCGCATTGTGATGGTGAGCGGTGAGATTGAAGATCAGATGGCGAATTCTATCGTGGCGCAGCTGCTCTTCCTTGCGGCCGATGATCCGGATAAAGATATCCACCTGTACATTAACAGCCCTGGCGGTTCAGTAACGGCTGGCTTCTCTATTTATGACACCATGCAGTTCATTAAGCCGGATGTCTCGACGATATGTACCGGTTTTGCAGCGAGCTTCGGTGCAATTCTGCTCGCAGGTGGAGCGAAGGGGAAACGTTTCGTGCTTCCGAATAGCGAGGTTATGATCCATCAGCCGCTTGGCGGAGCCAGAGGGCAGGCCTCCGATATTCAAATTCATGCGAGCTGGATTCTGAAGACGCGCGAGAAGATAAACAAGCTGCTCGCGAGCCATACCGGACAGACCGTGGAGCAGATTGAGCGCGATTCCGACCGAGACCGTTTCATGAGCGCATCGGATGCAGTCGCTTACGGCATCGTCGATCGTGTAATCGAACAGCAATAG
- the xseB gene encoding exodeoxyribonuclease VII small subunit — protein sequence MAAKEKVMEEQAISFEAAMERLESIVSKLESGDVPLETAIELFQEGMKLSQLCGSKLEDVERKIEVLIETENGLHKKPFAAANEE from the coding sequence ATGGCGGCTAAAGAAAAAGTGATGGAAGAGCAAGCGATTAGCTTCGAAGCAGCGATGGAACGTCTCGAATCGATCGTAAGCAAGCTGGAGAGCGGAGATGTTCCGCTTGAGACGGCAATCGAGTTGTTCCAGGAAGGCATGAAGCTATCCCAGCTGTGCGGCTCCAAGCTAGAGGACGTTGAACGTAAAATCGAGGTACTGATCGAAACGGAGAATGGCCTACATAAAAAACCGTTTGCTGCGGCAAACGAGGAATAG
- a CDS encoding RNA polymerase sigma factor — MTTKPTVDEMRFVLYRYCLSITRSTWDAEDIVQETCLRALPVMNGKVDHPNPTAYLLRIAKNISVDHMRRKQLASRALERNEAVLTRLYGDSHEMEYAVRLLLAHLSPLQRTVFLLKELFGYKGGEVAIKLSTSEGAVKAALHRARSALARLKQREIGGSPQVEAEYPVSDSMLYAYVNAIRSADPRALIVLANAEEQLIDPVQAVGQLHISSSSGIGSSVSMMMAS; from the coding sequence ATGACAACAAAGCCAACCGTTGATGAAATGCGCTTCGTGCTGTACCGCTACTGCTTGTCGATCACGCGTTCTACATGGGACGCTGAAGATATTGTCCAAGAGACATGTCTGCGAGCCCTTCCGGTCATGAACGGAAAGGTAGATCATCCGAACCCAACTGCTTACTTGCTGCGTATTGCGAAAAATATTTCGGTTGATCATATGCGTAGGAAACAGCTGGCAAGTCGTGCATTGGAGCGCAATGAAGCTGTTCTAACCCGGCTGTATGGTGACTCGCATGAGATGGAATATGCTGTACGCTTGCTGCTCGCACATCTGTCTCCGCTTCAGCGAACGGTCTTCCTGTTGAAAGAGTTGTTCGGTTATAAAGGCGGAGAGGTGGCAATTAAGCTATCCACGTCAGAAGGTGCTGTTAAAGCAGCGCTTCATAGAGCAAGATCGGCGCTTGCGCGGCTAAAGCAGCGTGAGATAGGCGGTTCGCCGCAGGTCGAAGCAGAGTATCCGGTCAGCGACAGTATGCTGTACGCGTATGTAAATGCGATCCGTTCAGCTGATCCGAGGGCGCTAATCGTGCTCGCGAATGCTGAAGAACAGCTCATCGACCCAGTTCAAGCTGTTGGCCAGCTGCATATATCTTCTTCTTCGGGCATCGGCTCATCCGTTAGTATGATGATGGCATCATAA
- the recN gene encoding DNA repair protein RecN yields the protein MLRELSIRNLAVIEHVSVKFHDGFHVLTGETGAGKSILIDALSLVVGGRGASEMVRYGCDKAEIEAMFELPAAHPVWYTLQSFGIHASPEEGLVVRRELSAQGKSISRVNGHIVTLSMLREAGECLVNIHGQHEHQSLLRTEKHLEWLDSYAGDSVAASVDAYRTVYREYDKVRIQLRDIEDTSRQNMQMLDLYRFQIEEIASARLKAGEDESLAEEKQKLMYAVKRRDSASEAYSLLHGGKGVDAIGRAVSRISDIRDYDPAALDPLLEQLQSAFYQLEDAVYQLRDYRDNVDSDPERLADIDDRLDMINSLKRKYGETIPDILTYLSSIQSEADKIENRDEHLARLQVQRDRLFAEALIIGKQLSDLRRTAADKLATAIESELRGLQMDRTKFYVQLQQSQDGEHYKLHANGIDEAAFLFAPNPGEPMKPISKIASGGEMSRIMLALKTIFASIDEVPVLIFDEVDTGVSGRAAQAIAEKMSRLSSQCQVFSITHLPQVACMADHHYEIKKIIVADRTSTKVTEMSSTTRIEELARMLGGVEVTEKTRHHAQEMLDLAVRQKGA from the coding sequence ATGCTTCGCGAGTTGTCGATACGCAATTTGGCTGTTATTGAACATGTTTCAGTAAAATTCCACGATGGATTTCATGTCCTGACAGGTGAGACTGGAGCGGGGAAATCGATTCTAATTGATGCGCTCAGTCTTGTTGTCGGGGGGCGCGGCGCTTCAGAGATGGTCCGTTACGGCTGCGATAAAGCCGAGATCGAGGCTATGTTCGAGCTGCCTGCTGCACATCCTGTATGGTACACACTCCAATCGTTTGGAATTCATGCTTCGCCTGAGGAAGGACTCGTTGTAAGGCGCGAGCTCTCCGCACAGGGCAAGAGCATCAGCCGCGTAAACGGACACATTGTCACCTTATCCATGCTTCGCGAAGCAGGGGAATGCCTCGTCAATATCCATGGTCAGCATGAACATCAGTCATTGTTGCGCACAGAGAAGCACTTGGAGTGGCTTGATTCTTATGCAGGTGATTCAGTCGCAGCATCTGTAGATGCATATCGTACCGTTTACCGCGAGTATGATAAAGTTCGAATTCAACTGAGAGATATCGAAGATACATCACGGCAGAATATGCAGATGCTTGATCTATACCGCTTCCAGATTGAGGAGATCGCCTCTGCCCGCTTGAAGGCTGGCGAGGACGAATCGCTTGCCGAGGAGAAGCAGAAGCTAATGTATGCAGTGAAGCGCAGAGATTCCGCTTCTGAAGCCTACAGCTTATTGCATGGAGGCAAGGGTGTTGACGCAATCGGACGAGCTGTAAGCCGGATTAGCGATATTCGGGATTATGATCCCGCAGCTCTTGATCCGCTGCTTGAACAGCTGCAATCCGCGTTTTATCAGCTGGAGGATGCGGTATATCAACTGCGCGATTATAGGGATAACGTCGATTCTGATCCAGAGCGGCTAGCAGATATTGATGACCGTCTGGATATGATTAATAGCTTGAAACGCAAATACGGAGAGACTATCCCTGATATTCTTACCTACTTGTCGAGTATTCAATCAGAAGCAGACAAGATCGAGAACCGTGACGAGCATCTCGCTCGCCTGCAGGTTCAACGCGACCGGTTGTTTGCAGAAGCATTGATTATTGGCAAGCAGCTTTCTGATCTGCGCCGTACAGCCGCGGATAAACTTGCGACAGCGATTGAGAGCGAGCTGCGCGGCCTTCAGATGGATCGTACGAAGTTCTACGTCCAATTACAGCAATCGCAAGATGGCGAGCATTATAAGCTGCATGCGAACGGCATTGACGAAGCTGCATTTCTATTTGCGCCAAACCCTGGCGAGCCGATGAAGCCAATCAGTAAGATTGCGTCAGGTGGTGAGATGTCGCGTATTATGCTGGCACTCAAGACGATCTTCGCTTCAATTGATGAAGTGCCGGTTCTCATATTTGACGAAGTGGATACTGGAGTTAGCGGACGTGCTGCTCAAGCAATCGCTGAGAAGATGTCACGCTTGTCTAGTCAGTGCCAAGTGTTCTCGATTACTCATTTGCCGCAAGTGGCATGTATGGCAGACCATCATTATGAAATTAAGAAGATCATCGTAGCCGATCGCACTTCAACAAAAGTAACGGAAATGAGTTCGACGACCAGAATTGAAGAACTGGCGCGCATGCTCGGCGGTGTGGAAGTAACGGAAAAAACTCGGCATCATGCACAAGAAATGCTTGACTTGGCTGTAAGGCAAAAGGGGGCGTAA
- a CDS encoding TlyA family RNA methyltransferase, whose translation MTIAKERIDVLLVEQGFYESRVKAKAALMAGLVIVDGERIEKSGMKVPRSANIIVKGAVHPYVSRGGLKLEKAIRQFELNLDGAVMIDIGASTGGFTDCALQNGASYVYAVDVGYNQLDWSLRQHERVNVMERTNFRYTVPEDLTGPKPTFATIDVSFISLKLILPTLGTLLDRGAGVVALIKPQFEAGREKVGKSGVVREPSVHREVLNQVLAMAAGEGFVLQHLTFSPITGGEGNIEFLAYWLWEPGSSSTPPSEETIAALVKDAAGTFAQDSKQ comes from the coding sequence ATGACAATTGCAAAAGAAAGAATTGATGTCTTACTCGTGGAGCAAGGCTTCTACGAAAGCCGTGTTAAAGCGAAAGCTGCGCTTATGGCCGGACTTGTGATCGTTGACGGTGAACGGATTGAGAAGAGCGGCATGAAGGTGCCACGCTCGGCGAATATCATTGTTAAAGGCGCTGTTCATCCCTATGTCAGCCGTGGCGGATTAAAGCTGGAGAAAGCGATTCGGCAGTTTGAGCTAAACCTGGATGGAGCGGTCATGATTGACATTGGCGCTTCCACAGGCGGGTTCACCGACTGCGCCCTGCAGAACGGCGCGTCATACGTGTATGCGGTTGACGTCGGCTACAATCAGCTGGACTGGTCGCTTCGTCAGCATGAGCGGGTCAACGTAATGGAACGTACTAATTTCCGTTATACGGTGCCGGAAGATCTGACGGGACCGAAGCCGACTTTCGCGACGATTGACGTATCGTTCATTTCGCTGAAATTAATTTTGCCTACGCTTGGAACGTTACTCGATCGAGGTGCTGGCGTCGTCGCATTGATTAAGCCTCAGTTTGAAGCCGGACGCGAGAAGGTCGGTAAGTCAGGTGTCGTTCGTGAGCCGAGTGTACACCGCGAAGTGTTGAATCAAGTGCTTGCAATGGCAGCTGGAGAAGGATTCGTCTTGCAGCATTTAACGTTCTCGCCTATAACAGGCGGAGAAGGCAATATAGAGTTTCTTGCCTATTGGTTGTGGGAACCCGGCAGCAGTTCAACTCCTCCGAGCGAGGAAACGATTGCTGCACTTGTGAAGGACGCGGCCGGTACATTCGCACAGGATTCCAAACAATAA
- the spoIVB gene encoding SpoIVB peptidase: MNANQRKRWLGLLLVIIVCMLGLSSPIQHFAAFPNEIRLFSGQLKQLDYGMPVHAQVTVDSQTLRVNGSTDRSLSINLNKPLSIESSQSGKTTMKLKLFGKIPFKTVRVNVVPDLRVIPGGQTIGVKVKSAGIMVVGHHQVVDAKGTKVSPGEQAKLQLGDLIVRINGKYVNEVHKVAEMAEVAGDTKQPLHLTVKRGSRLFETKLLPVFDSEDRAWRLGLYIRDSAAGVGTLTFYAPDQGVYGALGHVITDMDTQTPIEVGEGQILQSNVTSINKSQNGEPGEKRAQFVKESKVLGNIERNTSFGIFGKMKELPSHSYNDQSVPVAFAEEVKEGPAQLLTVVNGQKVERFNVEIVHVTKQQSPATKGMVIKITDRRLLEQTGGIVQGMSGSPIIQDGKLIGAVTHVFVNDPTSGYGCFIEWMLQDAGVLLKPASLNLKVA; the protein is encoded by the coding sequence TTGAATGCCAATCAGCGGAAGCGGTGGCTGGGTCTACTTCTCGTTATCATCGTTTGCATGCTTGGTCTATCCTCTCCAATTCAACATTTCGCCGCATTTCCAAACGAAATCCGTTTGTTTTCCGGCCAGTTGAAACAATTAGACTATGGTATGCCTGTACATGCACAAGTGACCGTTGATTCGCAGACACTGCGTGTTAATGGCTCAACTGATCGTTCACTTTCAATTAATTTGAACAAACCGCTGTCGATTGAATCTTCACAAAGCGGTAAAACAACAATGAAATTGAAATTATTCGGCAAAATTCCTTTCAAAACCGTTCGAGTAAACGTTGTACCGGATTTGCGTGTCATTCCGGGTGGACAAACGATTGGTGTTAAAGTGAAATCTGCAGGCATTATGGTTGTCGGTCATCATCAAGTAGTTGATGCGAAGGGCACAAAAGTATCCCCAGGCGAGCAAGCGAAGCTTCAACTGGGTGATCTCATTGTTCGTATTAATGGCAAGTATGTAAATGAAGTGCATAAGGTAGCAGAAATGGCAGAGGTGGCAGGGGATACGAAACAGCCCCTTCACTTGACTGTTAAACGGGGCTCGCGATTATTCGAAACAAAGCTGCTTCCCGTGTTTGATTCTGAGGATCGTGCTTGGAGATTGGGATTGTATATTCGCGACTCCGCTGCAGGTGTCGGTACATTAACGTTCTATGCTCCAGATCAAGGCGTTTACGGCGCACTTGGACATGTTATCACAGACATGGATACTCAGACGCCAATTGAAGTGGGCGAAGGACAGATCCTGCAATCCAACGTAACCTCAATCAATAAGAGTCAGAACGGCGAGCCAGGCGAGAAGAGAGCGCAATTCGTGAAGGAAAGTAAAGTGCTTGGAAATATTGAACGGAACACGTCATTCGGCATTTTCGGTAAAATGAAGGAGCTGCCTTCACATAGCTATAACGATCAATCGGTTCCGGTTGCTTTCGCCGAGGAAGTGAAGGAAGGACCAGCTCAGCTTCTAACAGTTGTAAATGGTCAGAAGGTTGAGCGGTTTAATGTTGAGATCGTTCATGTAACAAAGCAGCAATCTCCTGCAACTAAGGGGATGGTCATCAAGATTACAGATCGTCGCTTACTGGAGCAAACAGGTGGAATTGTGCAAGGGATGTCGGGAAGTCCAATCATTCAGGATGGCAAACTGATTGGTGCTGTAACTCATGTATTTGTTAATGATCCTACATCCGGCTATGGATGCTTCATTGAGTGGATGCTGCAAGACGCTGGTGTACTGTTGAAACCTGCAAGCTTAAATCTTAAGGTGGCGTAG
- the ahrC gene encoding transcriptional regulator AhrC/ArgR encodes MKSVRQMKIRELITSQIIETQDELVDTLRTSGLAVTQATVSRDIKEMQLIKVPIEDGRYKYSLPQETRSNSIHKLKRTLSDHFLHIDFTDNLVVMKCLPGTANAIGAMIDNMEWSEVMGTICGDDTILLICRTKQLSEEIVDRLLGLMN; translated from the coding sequence ATGAAGAGCGTTCGGCAAATGAAAATACGTGAACTAATTACAAGCCAAATCATTGAGACACAGGACGAGCTGGTTGATACGCTGAGAACGTCAGGCCTTGCGGTTACGCAAGCGACCGTATCACGTGACATTAAAGAGATGCAGCTTATCAAAGTGCCAATTGAGGACGGCCGTTATAAATATTCGCTACCGCAGGAGACACGGAGCAATTCAATCCACAAGTTGAAGCGTACGCTGTCTGATCATTTCTTACATATAGACTTTACCGATAACCTTGTAGTCATGAAGTGTTTGCCAGGTACAGCTAATGCCATTGGCGCCATGATTGATAACATGGAGTGGTCGGAAGTGATGGGAACAATCTGCGGCGATGATACGATTCTGCTTATTTGCAGAACGAAGCAGCTGAGCGAAGAAATTGTGGACAGGCTGCTTGGATTAATGAATTAA
- a CDS encoding polyprenyl synthetase family protein has translation MKTSVSTADYLNRSVLEIEEALHKSLPQEWDIPPALRESMMYSLEAGGKRLRPILVLTAAEAVNSDSLARSQAMPVASAIEMIHTYSLIHDDLPAMDNDDYRRGKLTNHKVYGEAMAILAGDGLLTHAFYAITRTVALGTSPETALAIVSDLARLAGAPGMVGGQAADILGEQGVTSLAELEYIHLHKTSDLIVFSVLAGARIGGATQQQLESLQQFARKLGLAFQIQDDILDLIGDEAKLGKPVQSDVQQQKVTYPFLLGMEKSVALVERLTEESKQALADAKLAKPEYLLAIADYLMNRDH, from the coding sequence GTGAAGACTTCGGTTTCGACTGCTGACTATCTGAATCGCTCCGTCTTGGAAATCGAAGAGGCGCTGCATAAATCACTGCCGCAGGAATGGGACATTCCACCAGCCCTCCGGGAGTCGATGATGTATTCTTTGGAGGCCGGCGGTAAGCGTCTGCGGCCTATTCTCGTCCTGACAGCGGCTGAGGCGGTCAATAGCGACAGTCTTGCACGCAGCCAGGCCATGCCGGTTGCCAGCGCGATAGAGATGATACACACCTACTCGCTGATTCACGATGATTTGCCTGCAATGGATAACGATGACTATCGGAGAGGCAAATTGACGAATCATAAAGTATACGGTGAAGCGATGGCCATATTAGCCGGTGACGGCCTGCTCACCCACGCCTTCTATGCGATCACTCGTACAGTCGCGCTCGGAACTTCGCCAGAGACGGCACTAGCGATTGTATCGGATCTGGCCAGATTGGCAGGCGCTCCGGGCATGGTTGGCGGTCAAGCGGCGGATATTCTAGGCGAACAAGGCGTAACCTCGCTTGCTGAGTTGGAATACATCCATCTCCACAAAACGAGTGATTTGATCGTGTTCTCCGTGCTTGCCGGTGCAAGAATCGGCGGAGCGACGCAGCAGCAGCTGGAATCGCTGCAGCAATTCGCTAGGAAGCTAGGGCTTGCTTTCCAAATCCAGGATGATATTCTCGATCTTATCGGAGACGAAGCGAAGCTTGGAAAGCCGGTACAGAGCGATGTGCAGCAGCAGAAGGTGACGTATCCGTTCTTGCTCGGCATGGAGAAGTCCGTCGCGCTCGTTGAGCGATTGACGGAGGAATCCAAGCAGGCGCTCGCGGATGCAAAGCTTGCCAAGCCGGAATATTTGCTGGCTATAGCAGATTATTTGATGAATCGTGATCATTAA
- a CDS encoding MFS transporter, whose translation MTTSVNTPVPSLKRLSILLSVTLVSGLNQGLLLPLLAILLDQRGVSSDLNGLNSMALYIGTFSTMFFIEKPIRKIGYKYGILFGLTLAGVGTILFPFMHALWIWFILRIAVGIGDSALHYCTQLWIVSSSPPASRGRYISLYGMAYGIGFSIGPMGINFISIEKWLPFALNTILFIVIMLFVMRLPSIYPERAEKLAASSNRYLHTYRIAWFALFPAVLYGLMEATMNSNFPLYGLRIHLSKEVISMLLPALGVGSLIVMLPLGMLSDRIGRKPVLIFCSLAAGIMFFMVPLAGNNAPLLFVLLGLIGGCIGSFFSLGLAYAADLLPRELLPSANVIASIHFSVGSLLGPSISGYGIQYISEKSMFIMLGCAFTLFALIGPLFRRASQSQTTTMI comes from the coding sequence TTGACAACTTCAGTAAACACACCTGTTCCTTCGTTGAAGAGGTTATCCATCTTGTTATCGGTAACACTTGTTTCAGGCTTAAATCAGGGCTTGCTGCTGCCATTGCTCGCTATTCTGCTGGATCAACGGGGCGTCTCGTCTGATCTCAACGGACTCAATTCCATGGCATTGTATATTGGCACATTCAGCACGATGTTCTTCATTGAGAAGCCCATACGAAAAATTGGTTATAAATACGGTATACTGTTCGGCCTTACGCTCGCAGGCGTTGGGACGATTCTGTTCCCGTTCATGCATGCGCTATGGATCTGGTTTATTCTGCGAATTGCTGTCGGCATCGGTGACAGCGCGCTTCATTACTGTACACAGCTTTGGATTGTAAGCAGCAGCCCACCTGCAAGCAGGGGACGCTATATCTCGTTGTATGGCATGGCATATGGGATTGGCTTCAGCATCGGGCCAATGGGGATCAACTTCATCTCTATCGAGAAGTGGCTGCCTTTTGCACTGAACACGATCTTATTTATTGTCATCATGTTGTTCGTGATGAGGCTGCCGTCGATCTACCCCGAGAGAGCGGAGAAGCTTGCAGCTTCATCGAACCGCTACTTGCATACGTACCGGATTGCATGGTTCGCGCTGTTTCCAGCCGTTCTGTATGGTTTAATGGAAGCGACAATGAATAGTAATTTTCCGCTATATGGACTTCGCATCCATTTAAGTAAAGAAGTCATCTCGATGCTGCTTCCTGCGCTAGGAGTTGGCAGCCTAATTGTGATGTTGCCACTGGGCATGCTTAGTGACCGAATCGGACGCAAGCCGGTTCTCATTTTCTGCTCACTCGCAGCGGGAATAATGTTCTTCATGGTGCCGTTGGCGGGAAATAACGCTCCCTTGCTATTCGTGCTGCTCGGTTTAATCGGCGGTTGTATCGGCTCGTTCTTCTCGCTCGGCCTTGCCTACGCGGCTGACTTGCTCCCGCGCGAGCTGCTGCCATCAGCGAATGTTATTGCTTCCATTCATTTCAGCGTTGGCAGCTTGCTCGGGCCCAGCATCAGCGGCTATGGCATACAATATATATCGGAGAAGAGTATGTTCATTATGCTCGGCTGTGCATTTACACTGTTTGCTCTGATTGGTCCGCTGTTCCGCAGAGCTTCGCAATCGCAAACAACGACGATGATTTAA
- the dxs gene encoding 1-deoxy-D-xylulose-5-phosphate synthase, with the protein MLLEHIHEPGDLKSLSLAQLEQLAAEIRAFLIEKLSETGGHLAPNLGVVELTIALHYLFDSPKDKFLFDVGHQSYVHKILTGRKDQFDTLRQYKGLCGFVKRAESVHDVWEAGHSSTSLSAAMGMALARDLKGEKNKVVAIIGDGALTGGMALEALNHIGHEKKNLMVILNDNEMSIAPNVGALHHYLGKIRTDRHYQKAKEELNQLLNKIPAIGGKVAKTVERLKDSVKYLLMNGVLFEQFGLTYFGPVDGHDLHQLMETIEQASRVQGPVLVHVITVKGKGYSPAEADSFKWHGISPYKIESGQVLKAVGPPMYTDVFSEALMELAEEDNRIVAVTPAMPGGSGLIKFAEKYPDRMIDVGIAEQHAATMCAAMAMEGMKPVYAVYSTFLQRAYDQVVHDICRQNTNVVFAIDRAGFVGPDGETHQGVYDIAYLRHIPNMALMMPKDENELRRMMKTAIEYNDGPIGIRYPRINGLGVTMDKEMKSIPIGSWEVVREGDSAVIAAIGPMLQVAEEAAELLKREGLQVRVVNARFIKPMDEAMLLQIAEEGLHMLVLEEGSELGGLGSAVLEFYSLNGKHGVPVRIMGVPDIFVEHGSIKEQRQEIGLTADRVATELKALLPRVRKRVPGQV; encoded by the coding sequence GTGTTACTGGAACATATTCATGAGCCGGGTGACTTGAAATCCCTCTCCTTAGCCCAGTTGGAACAGCTTGCCGCGGAAATCCGCGCGTTCCTCATTGAGAAGCTATCGGAGACTGGAGGACATCTTGCGCCTAACTTAGGTGTCGTCGAGCTTACAATAGCGCTTCATTACTTATTTGACAGCCCTAAGGATAAGTTTCTTTTCGATGTCGGACATCAATCTTACGTTCACAAAATTTTAACGGGTCGTAAAGATCAGTTCGATACGCTCCGCCAATATAAAGGCTTATGCGGATTCGTCAAGCGCGCAGAGAGCGTGCATGACGTTTGGGAAGCTGGCCACAGCAGTACTTCACTCTCTGCTGCGATGGGCATGGCGCTTGCGCGAGATTTGAAGGGCGAGAAGAACAAAGTCGTTGCTATTATTGGTGACGGCGCACTCACAGGCGGTATGGCGCTTGAGGCGCTGAATCACATTGGCCATGAGAAGAAGAATCTGATGGTCATTCTGAATGACAATGAGATGTCGATCGCTCCAAACGTTGGTGCGTTGCATCACTATTTAGGCAAGATTAGAACGGACCGTCATTATCAGAAGGCGAAGGAAGAGCTTAATCAGCTGCTCAACAAAATCCCTGCGATCGGCGGGAAAGTCGCGAAGACGGTTGAACGGTTGAAGGACAGCGTGAAGTACTTGCTTATGAACGGAGTTCTGTTCGAGCAATTCGGATTGACGTATTTTGGTCCAGTTGATGGCCATGATTTGCATCAATTGATGGAAACGATCGAGCAAGCGAGCCGTGTACAGGGCCCTGTGCTCGTTCATGTTATTACGGTTAAGGGTAAAGGCTATTCTCCGGCGGAAGCCGATTCATTTAAATGGCATGGAATTTCTCCGTATAAGATCGAATCTGGTCAAGTGTTGAAAGCTGTTGGTCCTCCAATGTACACCGACGTGTTCAGTGAAGCGCTTATGGAGCTAGCTGAAGAGGATAATCGCATAGTTGCGGTAACGCCGGCAATGCCTGGCGGCTCAGGTCTGATTAAGTTCGCAGAGAAGTATCCGGATCGCATGATCGATGTCGGCATTGCGGAGCAGCATGCGGCTACGATGTGCGCGGCGATGGCGATGGAAGGGATGAAACCGGTATATGCGGTGTATTCGACTTTCCTGCAGCGAGCGTATGATCAAGTGGTTCATGATATTTGCCGTCAGAACACGAATGTCGTGTTTGCAATTGACCGTGCGGGCTTCGTTGGTCCGGATGGTGAGACGCATCAAGGCGTATATGATATTGCATATCTACGCCATATTCCGAATATGGCGCTGATGATGCCAAAGGATGAGAACGAGCTTCGCCGCATGATGAAGACGGCGATTGAGTATAATGACGGACCGATTGGTATTCGTTATCCGCGGATTAACGGTCTTGGCGTAACGATGGATAAAGAGATGAAGTCAATCCCGATCGGTTCGTGGGAAGTTGTTCGCGAAGGCGATTCCGCTGTTATCGCTGCTATCGGGCCGATGCTTCAAGTAGCCGAGGAAGCTGCTGAGCTGCTGAAGCGCGAAGGGCTGCAGGTTCGCGTCGTGAATGCACGATTTATTAAACCAATGGACGAAGCCATGCTGCTTCAAATCGCTGAAGAGGGCTTGCATATGCTCGTGCTCGAGGAAGGCTCCGAGCTAGGCGGACTGGGTAGTGCGGTTTTGGAATTCTATTCTCTGAATGGCAAGCATGGCGTGCCGGTTCGCATCATGGGTGTGCCGGATATATTCGTTGAGCATGGTTCCATCAAGGAGCAGCGTCAAGAGATCGGATTGACGGCAGATCGCGTGGCAACGGAACTGAAAGCATTGCTTCCTCGCGTCCGCAAGCGTGTTCCGGGTCAGGTATAA
- the spo0A gene encoding sporulation transcription factor Spo0A: MEVLLADDNREFTNLLSEYISEQNDMEVSGVAYNGEEVLRLLEESHEVPDVLILDIIMPHLDGLGVLERLREMNLTKMPKIIMLTAFGQENITQKAVQLGASYYILKPFDMEILANRIRQLVGNPTVSSTFTSSSASSSMLSKSNVVPIAKGKNLDANITSIIHEIGVPAHIKGYQYLREAITMVYNNIEILGAITKTLYPAIAEKFKTTPSRVERAIRHAIEVAWTRGNIDSISHLFGYTINISKSKPTNSEFIAMVADKLRIEHKVS, encoded by the coding sequence ATTGAAGTTTTGTTGGCTGATGACAATCGGGAATTTACGAACCTTCTCTCAGAGTACATCTCTGAACAAAACGATATGGAAGTTTCCGGTGTCGCTTATAACGGTGAGGAAGTTCTTCGTTTACTGGAAGAGTCTCATGAAGTGCCTGACGTTCTTATTCTGGACATCATTATGCCACATCTTGACGGCCTCGGTGTTCTGGAGCGTTTGCGCGAAATGAACTTAACCAAAATGCCTAAAATCATTATGTTAACTGCGTTTGGTCAAGAGAACATCACTCAAAAAGCGGTGCAGCTGGGTGCTTCTTACTACATACTTAAACCGTTTGACATGGAAATTCTCGCGAACCGAATCCGCCAGCTCGTTGGCAATCCGACCGTTTCTTCGACGTTTACATCTTCATCTGCATCATCTTCTATGTTGTCGAAATCAAACGTCGTGCCAATCGCGAAAGGTAAAAACCTGGATGCGAACATTACGAGCATTATTCACGAAATCGGCGTTCCTGCCCATATTAAAGGATATCAATATTTGCGTGAAGCGATCACAATGGTTTACAACAATATCGAAATTCTTGGTGCCATTACGAAGACACTTTATCCTGCTATCGCTGAGAAGTTCAAGACAACGCCTTCCCGTGTGGAACGCGCCATTCGCCATGCGATTGAGGTTGCTTGGACACGCGGCAACATCGACAGCATCAGCCACTTGTTCGGTTACACGATCAATATCAGCAAGTCGAAACCGACGAACTCCGAGTTCATCGCGATGGTTGCCGACAAGCTGCGCATCGAACATAAAGTGTCGTGA